The following proteins come from a genomic window of Mariniflexile sp. TRM1-10:
- a CDS encoding SusD/RagB family nutrient-binding outer membrane lipoprotein, producing MKNKINIFLILLLTLGFSCNDSLEEVNIDPNTFPSAGDEQVLSSAIGFMGYIVETDLNYSESFLWSQYYTWGIGVSIGNEERYVSDPGDFNGYWQRAYANSLADLNYITKTSTNKAYRGIANVLKAYLFQGLVDHFGDIPFTEALSGSIEDGSVLTPNYDSAETVIYPALVAMLDEALEDLSTADEDEISRIGPGDFIYYDDDEEVESTDISKWIKFANSLKLRVLMRTSEVSPQGAAIQTLISTGTFIESVADMPFIPYTGNTGDQNPMFARAEFGVGMFYFASNATLDLLESLDDPRAEVFYTKATTGTFAGQLHGIDQGTIDNEPFTAPASDYSMASAYAYSSSKPVILMSPWEVWFLRAEAAARYSTSDDAGTAFSTAIELNFGYMGVADAASYISTLNFAGATTLDAKLDMIGIQKWISLNGTQEDEGWIESRRFDRPASRIFTDGIFQTPPASVLPSGTFPSSWLYPESERSFNPNALPQRSITDAIFWDN from the coding sequence ATGAAGAACAAAATAAATATATTTCTTATTCTATTATTAACACTAGGCTTTTCATGTAATGATAGCTTAGAAGAAGTTAATATAGACCCTAACACTTTCCCTTCTGCTGGAGACGAACAAGTTTTAAGCTCTGCTATTGGCTTTATGGGATATATTGTTGAAACCGATTTAAATTACAGTGAATCCTTCCTTTGGAGTCAATACTACACATGGGGAATTGGGGTTTCAATTGGTAATGAAGAACGTTACGTATCTGATCCTGGGGATTTTAATGGTTACTGGCAACGTGCGTATGCAAACTCACTTGCAGATTTAAATTATATAACTAAAACTAGTACTAATAAAGCATATAGAGGTATAGCCAATGTATTAAAAGCTTATTTATTTCAAGGTTTAGTGGATCATTTTGGAGATATTCCATTTACTGAAGCCCTTTCGGGATCTATTGAGGATGGTTCTGTATTAACACCAAATTATGATTCTGCAGAAACTGTTATTTACCCAGCATTGGTAGCAATGTTAGATGAAGCTTTAGAAGATTTAAGTACAGCTGATGAGGATGAAATAAGTAGAATAGGACCTGGTGATTTTATTTACTATGATGATGATGAAGAAGTAGAAAGTACTGATATTTCAAAATGGATTAAGTTTGCAAATTCATTGAAGTTAAGAGTTTTAATGAGAACTTCTGAAGTTAGTCCACAAGGAGCTGCAATACAAACGCTTATTAGCACTGGTACTTTTATTGAATCGGTTGCTGATATGCCATTTATTCCATATACTGGAAATACTGGTGATCAAAACCCCATGTTTGCTAGAGCTGAATTTGGAGTAGGTATGTTTTATTTTGCTAGTAATGCGACTTTAGATTTACTTGAATCACTTGACGACCCTAGAGCCGAAGTATTTTACACCAAAGCTACTACAGGAACATTTGCAGGGCAATTACACGGGATAGATCAAGGAACCATAGACAACGAACCATTTACTGCACCGGCTTCTGATTACAGTATGGCTTCTGCATATGCCTATTCGTCATCAAAACCTGTTATTTTAATGAGCCCATGGGAAGTTTGGTTTTTAAGAGCTGAGGCTGCTGCAAGATATAGTACAAGTGATGATGCTGGAACGGCATTTTCTACAGCCATTGAGTTAAATTTTGGCTATATGGGAGTTGCTGATGCTGCTTCTTACATTAGTACTTTAAATTTTGCTGGAGCAACCACATTAGATGCTAAACTTGATATGATAGGTATACAAAAATGGATTTCTTTAAATGGAACACAAGAGGACGAAGGATGGATTGAATCACGTAGATTTGATAGACCTGCAAGTAGAATATTTACTGATGGTATTTTTCAAACACCTCCAGCTTCTGTTTTGCCAAGTGGAACATTTCCGTCTTCATGGTTGTATCCAGAGTCTGAAAGAAGTTTCAATCCAAATGCGTTACCACAAAGAAGTATTACTGATGCTATATTTTGGGATAATTAA
- a CDS encoding lipid-binding protein: MKNNIILKKLGYLFLSFAFVSSFVACDQVESVPDESDIKVEEVTGHWYVQVSVDGDLVADYFQISIYNTSANDGTEIWLDDHKNFWWFKFKTPINLSSMSFSGTNLASSVEDDDSSTPNVIETYDIDVNVTNGIIVKKGTTASGSGTVVDSISFDIEFSDDPGTIYQIAGYKATGFIDDNH, translated from the coding sequence ATGAAAAATAATATAATTTTAAAAAAGTTGGGCTACCTATTTTTGAGTTTTGCTTTCGTGAGTTCCTTCGTAGCTTGTGATCAAGTTGAATCTGTGCCTGATGAAAGTGATATAAAAGTAGAAGAAGTTACTGGACATTGGTATGTTCAAGTGTCTGTTGATGGAGACTTAGTTGCTGATTATTTTCAAATATCAATATATAACACATCTGCTAATGACGGAACTGAAATTTGGTTGGATGATCATAAAAATTTCTGGTGGTTTAAATTTAAAACTCCTATAAATCTGTCAAGTATGTCTTTTTCTGGCACTAACTTAGCGAGCAGTGTTGAAGATGATGATTCTTCAACCCCTAATGTTATTGAAACCTATGATATTGATGTAAATGTAACTAACGGTATTATAGTAAAAAAAGGGACAACTGCCTCGGGTAGTGGAACCGTTGTAGATAGCATTTCATTTGACATTGAATTTTCTGATGATCCAGGAACCATTTATCAAATAGCTGGATATAAAGCGACAGGTTTCATAGATGATAATCATTAA
- the rlmB gene encoding 23S rRNA (guanosine(2251)-2'-O)-methyltransferase RlmB, with product MQEQTQIFGIRAVIEAVNAGETIDKVFLQKGLKGELFSELESVLNRNSINKSYVPVEKLNRLTNKNHQGVVAQISPIEFHDLETLVLNVMESGKTPLFLLLDQLSDVRNFGAIIRTAECTGVDGIIIQKKGGAPVNGDTIKTSAGAVFKIPICKVDHIKDAVFYMQSSGIKVIAATEKTDDTLYDTSFTEPCAIIMGSEDRGINPSILKVVDAKAKLPLLGEIESLNVSVACGAFLYEAVRQRLTIDQ from the coding sequence ATGCAAGAACAAACACAAATTTTTGGAATACGAGCCGTTATTGAAGCCGTAAATGCAGGTGAAACTATTGACAAAGTCTTTCTTCAAAAAGGCTTAAAAGGTGAACTGTTTAGTGAGTTAGAATCTGTGCTCAACAGAAACTCGATTAACAAATCGTATGTACCTGTTGAAAAGCTAAATAGACTTACCAATAAAAACCATCAAGGGGTTGTTGCTCAAATTTCACCCATTGAGTTCCATGATTTAGAAACACTAGTTCTGAACGTTATGGAATCAGGAAAAACACCATTATTTTTATTGTTGGATCAATTGAGTGATGTTCGAAACTTTGGTGCTATTATACGTACTGCAGAATGTACAGGGGTTGATGGTATTATTATCCAGAAAAAAGGTGGTGCTCCAGTAAACGGTGATACGATTAAAACCAGTGCCGGTGCTGTTTTTAAAATACCTATTTGTAAAGTTGACCATATTAAAGATGCCGTTTTTTATATGCAATCGTCGGGTATCAAAGTGATTGCTGCAACTGAAAAAACAGATGACACACTATATGATACTTCTTTTACCGAGCCTTGTGCCATAATTATGGGATCGGAAGATAGAGGTATAAACCCTTCTATTTTAAAAGTAGTGGATGCTAAAGCTAAATTACCTTTACTTGGCGAGATTGAATCTTTAAATGTATCGGTAGCCTGTGGTGCTTTTTTGTATGAAGCGGTGAGACAAAGGTTGACAATTGACCAGTAA
- a CDS encoding rhomboid family intramembrane serine protease yields MNDQHHFKFSTGVLAYPIFFVLTIWFVFWFEVRFGFNFSKYGIYPQTLKGLRGVVFSPFIHGSIQHLYHNSIPLFVLSAALFYFYRPIAWKVLCFGIIVSGFLTWCIGRPSYHIGASGLIYLLVSFIFFKGVFAKYYRLIALSLLVVFLYGSMIWYALPLEEGVSWEGHLSGLITGLLFALTFRRSIAKPKKYVWEQTDYNEADDPFLKHFDENGNFIEKINPEVEQEQPAINYTFKEKKD; encoded by the coding sequence ATGAATGATCAACACCATTTTAAATTTTCAACAGGCGTTTTAGCATACCCTATTTTTTTTGTGCTTACTATTTGGTTTGTGTTTTGGTTTGAAGTGCGTTTTGGGTTCAACTTTAGTAAGTATGGGATTTACCCACAAACCTTAAAAGGGTTGAGAGGCGTTGTTTTTAGTCCGTTTATTCATGGCAGTATCCAGCATTTGTATCATAATAGCATTCCATTGTTTGTCTTGTCCGCGGCTTTATTTTATTTCTATAGGCCTATTGCATGGAAAGTTTTATGCTTCGGCATTATAGTTTCCGGTTTTTTAACGTGGTGTATTGGTAGGCCTTCTTATCACATTGGTGCTAGCGGATTAATTTATCTTTTGGTAAGTTTTATATTTTTCAAAGGTGTTTTTGCAAAGTATTACCGACTCATTGCCTTATCATTATTAGTGGTTTTTCTCTATGGAAGTATGATTTGGTATGCGTTGCCATTAGAAGAAGGCGTTTCTTGGGAAGGGCATTTATCAGGATTGATTACAGGACTTTTGTTTGCATTAACTTTTAGAAGATCTATAGCAAAACCTAAAAAATATGTTTGGGAGCAAACCGATTATAATGAAGCTGACGACCCATTTTTAAAGCACTTTGATGAAAATGGAAACTTTATTGAAAAGATAAACCCAGAAGTAGAGCAGGAGCAACCTGCAATAAATTATACGTTTAAAGAAAAGAAAGATTGA
- a CDS encoding replication-associated recombination protein A — protein MNEPLAERLRPKTLDDYVSQTHLVGKNGALTQHIKQGLIPSMILWGPPGTGKTTLANIIAAESGRPFYTLSAINSGVKDVRDVIDKAKQSGGLFTTKNPILFIDEIHRFSKSQQDSLLQAVEKGWITLIGATTENPSFEVIPALLSRCQVYILNAFDKSDLEMLLRRAIENDDSLSKKTINLKETNALLRLSGGDARKLLNIFELIVNSENADVIEITDESVLQKIQNNTVRYDKTGEQHYDIISAFIKSIRGSDPNAAVYWLARMIEGGEDVKFIARRLLISASEDIGNANPTALVIANNTFQAVTAIGYPESRILLSQCATYLACSPKSNTAYMAIGKAQQLVKETGDLSVPLDIRNAPTKLMKELGYGENYQYAHNYENNFANQEFMPDAVKNTKLYDPGNNARENAHRDFLKQRWKDKYGY, from the coding sequence ATGAATGAACCTTTAGCAGAACGATTACGCCCAAAGACCTTGGATGACTATGTAAGCCAAACGCATTTGGTGGGTAAAAATGGTGCACTAACACAACATATAAAGCAGGGTTTAATTCCGTCGATGATATTATGGGGACCTCCTGGAACGGGGAAAACAACCTTGGCAAATATTATTGCTGCCGAATCTGGCAGACCGTTTTACACCTTAAGTGCCATAAATTCTGGGGTTAAAGATGTTAGGGATGTTATTGATAAAGCAAAACAAAGTGGCGGTTTGTTTACCACTAAAAACCCTATTTTGTTTATTGACGAAATACATAGGTTTAGCAAATCGCAACAAGACTCTTTATTACAAGCGGTTGAAAAAGGATGGATTACCCTTATTGGCGCTACTACTGAAAACCCAAGTTTCGAGGTGATTCCTGCACTTTTATCCAGATGTCAAGTGTATATTTTAAACGCTTTTGACAAAAGCGATTTAGAGATGCTTTTAAGGCGTGCTATCGAAAACGATGACTCCTTATCCAAAAAAACCATAAACCTAAAGGAAACCAATGCGCTTTTAAGGCTTTCGGGTGGCGATGCCAGAAAATTGCTGAACATTTTCGAACTGATTGTAAATTCTGAAAACGCCGATGTTATTGAAATTACAGACGAAAGCGTATTACAAAAAATTCAAAACAATACGGTTCGTTACGACAAAACAGGCGAACAACATTACGATATTATTTCAGCGTTTATAAAATCCATTCGCGGGAGCGACCCCAATGCCGCTGTGTATTGGTTAGCGCGTATGATTGAAGGTGGTGAAGATGTAAAATTTATAGCCCGTCGGTTACTCATTTCGGCAAGTGAGGATATTGGAAACGCCAACCCTACCGCATTGGTTATCGCCAATAACACGTTTCAAGCAGTTACGGCAATTGGCTATCCAGAATCCAGAATTTTACTTAGCCAATGTGCTACGTATTTAGCCTGTTCGCCTAAAAGCAACACCGCTTACATGGCTATTGGTAAAGCGCAACAGTTGGTAAAGGAAACGGGCGATTTGTCAGTGCCTTTAGATATTAGAAACGCCCCTACAAAACTCATGAAAGAACTAGGCTATGGCGAAAATTACCAATACGCACACAACTATGAAAATAATTTTGCAAATCAGGAGTTTATGCCTGACGCTGTAAAAAACACCAAACTTTACGACCCCGGAAATAACGCTCGCGAAAATGCACATCGGGATTTTTTAAAACAACGTTGGAAGGATAAGTATGGGTATTAG
- a CDS encoding YjjG family noncanonical pyrimidine nucleotidase — protein sequence MKISGITDVFFDLDHTLWDFDKNSELTFDKIFKMNAIAIDLNEFLLHYRDINFQYWKLYRDAKIDKEVLRFGRLRDTFVAANLHVEDAMISKLSTDYITYLTDNNYLFENTIEILDYLSLKYNLHILSNGFEEVQYRKLTKSNIHHYFKTITNGEDIGIKKPHPEIFHYAIKRAETEISRSIMIGDGYEADIEGAINVGMDVIYFDTNNMNIETSVKQIRGLIELKKYL from the coding sequence ATGAAAATTAGTGGTATTACCGATGTGTTTTTCGATTTAGATCATACGCTTTGGGATTTTGATAAAAATTCAGAATTAACATTTGACAAAATTTTTAAAATGAATGCTATAGCTATTGACTTGAATGAATTTTTATTACACTACCGCGACATAAATTTTCAGTATTGGAAACTTTACAGAGATGCGAAAATTGATAAAGAAGTGCTGCGCTTCGGCCGATTGAGGGATACTTTTGTGGCTGCCAATCTGCATGTTGAAGATGCCATGATAAGTAAACTATCAACAGATTATATCACCTATCTTACCGATAATAATTACTTATTTGAAAACACCATTGAAATTCTGGATTACCTGAGTTTAAAATACAATCTACATATATTGTCTAACGGATTTGAGGAAGTTCAATATAGAAAATTAACAAAATCGAACATTCATCATTATTTTAAAACTATTACCAATGGCGAAGATATTGGTATTAAAAAACCACATCCCGAAATTTTTCATTATGCCATTAAAAGAGCCGAAACAGAAATAAGCAGAAGCATTATGATTGGTGATGGTTATGAAGCCGATATAGAAGGCGCTATAAATGTAGGAATGGATGTTATTTATTTTGATACTAATAATATGAATATAGAAACTAGCGTTAAACAAATTAGAGGATTAATAGAATTAAAAAAATATTTATAA
- a CDS encoding polysaccharide deacetylase family protein: MLLVYTHNITPRLKYVFKHICTRVLGVEVSFTTKVEEFIAHDNLKISYTKQQLSNEFFIKSHDILFEQGLNDIEIHVQNWGNTKCFFFNGDKSAIPFDIFAASFYLLSRYEEYLPHVKDDFGRFIATESIAFKHDFLHQPVVDIWAYKFKEALRVQFPEFEFPQREYRIKPIIDVPSPYHFKLKGLMRSFGGSVKDLFKFEFKSLYNRFMVIFNLKHDPYDTFKYIINKQKQSKFKFLFFFLIGDFSTYDKGINPNKRKFVSLIKHVADYCEVGLKVSFFATDDFSILKKEKLKMEDILNTALKASRQSFSKLNLPESYRNLIELEILEDYTMGYVNQIGFRAGSCTPFFFYDLDYEIQTPLKVCAYHVMDYVLLKNQSLLDKKKMLNNVIYEVKQVNGEFIPVFHNYTFSDIERWRGFKELFNIILESGNEN; encoded by the coding sequence ATGCTTTTAGTTTATACACATAATATCACACCACGCTTAAAGTATGTTTTTAAACATATATGCACACGAGTTTTGGGTGTTGAGGTCTCTTTTACCACTAAAGTTGAGGAGTTTATTGCTCACGATAATTTAAAAATTTCATATACAAAACAGCAACTCAGTAATGAGTTTTTCATTAAAAGCCACGATATTTTATTTGAACAAGGTTTGAATGATATTGAAATTCATGTTCAAAATTGGGGAAACACCAAATGCTTCTTTTTTAATGGAGATAAAAGTGCCATACCTTTCGATATTTTTGCAGCATCCTTTTACCTTCTTTCAAGGTATGAAGAATATTTGCCCCATGTAAAAGACGATTTCGGACGCTTTATAGCAACCGAAAGTATTGCTTTTAAACATGATTTTTTACATCAGCCCGTTGTAGATATTTGGGCTTATAAGTTTAAGGAAGCGTTGCGGGTACAATTTCCGGAATTTGAATTTCCGCAAAGGGAATATCGTATTAAACCTATAATAGATGTGCCCAGTCCCTACCATTTTAAATTGAAAGGGCTTATGCGAAGTTTTGGGGGTTCTGTAAAAGATTTGTTTAAGTTCGAGTTTAAGAGTTTGTACAACAGGTTTATGGTTATTTTTAATTTAAAACATGACCCTTATGACACTTTTAAATACATTATCAATAAACAAAAACAAAGCAAGTTTAAATTTTTGTTTTTCTTTTTAATTGGTGATTTCTCAACTTACGATAAAGGCATTAATCCTAATAAAAGGAAGTTTGTGTCGCTTATTAAACATGTTGCCGATTATTGCGAAGTCGGTTTGAAAGTATCGTTTTTTGCCACCGACGATTTTTCGATTTTGAAAAAGGAAAAACTTAAAATGGAAGATATTTTAAATACAGCGCTGAAAGCATCCCGACAATCGTTTTCAAAATTAAACCTGCCAGAATCCTACAGAAATCTTATTGAACTTGAAATATTGGAAGATTACACCATGGGTTATGTGAACCAAATTGGTTTTAGGGCAGGCTCTTGCACGCCTTTTTTCTTTTACGATTTAGATTATGAAATTCAAACGCCTTTAAAGGTTTGTGCTTATCATGTTATGGACTATGTGTTGTTGAAAAACCAGTCGTTATTAGATAAAAAGAAAATGTTGAATAACGTTATTTATGAGGTGAAACAGGTAAATGGCGAGTTTATTCCGGTGTTTCATAATTATACATTTAGCGATATAGAACGGTGGAGGGGTTTTAAGGAATTGTTTAATATTATTTTAGAATCAGGAAATGAAAATTAG
- the radC gene encoding RadC family protein, whose product MQEKTASFSIKNWSQDDQPREKLLYKGKSTLSDAELVAILIGSGNRSESAVDLCKRILASVDNNLSELGKLSIIQLMEFRGIGEAKAVTIAAALELGRRRRGEEALEKKKIISSESVFELMQPIIGELEHEEFWIVYLNNSNKVILKTQLSKGGITGTLVDVRLVLKNALEVGATGLILAHNHPSGTLKPSKADKQITSKLQIAAENLDIKVLDHLIVTENAYFSFADEAIL is encoded by the coding sequence ATGCAAGAAAAAACAGCCTCATTTTCAATAAAAAATTGGAGTCAAGACGACCAACCACGCGAAAAATTACTCTATAAAGGGAAGTCAACTTTAAGCGATGCCGAATTGGTAGCCATTTTAATTGGCTCGGGTAACCGAAGCGAAAGTGCTGTCGATTTGTGCAAACGCATTTTGGCAAGTGTAGATAATAACCTAAGTGAATTGGGGAAACTATCTATTATCCAACTTATGGAGTTTAGAGGTATTGGTGAAGCCAAAGCCGTTACCATTGCCGCTGCCTTAGAGTTAGGTCGCAGACGAAGAGGCGAGGAGGCCTTGGAAAAGAAAAAGATAATCAGCAGTGAATCGGTTTTCGAATTGATGCAACCTATTATTGGTGAACTGGAACACGAAGAGTTCTGGATTGTTTATTTAAACAATTCCAATAAGGTTATTTTAAAAACCCAGTTAAGTAAAGGCGGTATTACAGGTACCTTGGTCGATGTACGTCTAGTACTTAAAAATGCTTTGGAAGTAGGCGCAACGGGACTTATTTTGGCACATAACCATCCATCCGGCACCTTAAAACCCAGCAAAGCTGATAAACAAATTACCAGTAAATTACAAATAGCAGCAGAAAATTTGGATATAAAAGTGTTGGACCATTTAATTGTAACCGAAAATGCATACTTTAGTTTTGCCGATGAAGCCATTTTATAG
- a CDS encoding FMN-binding negative transcriptional regulator, with product MTYPPKIHQNNEINHIIDVIKSYPLATVISIKDNVPFITHLPLVYNEVGKLIGHIDKQNPQVPLLKDSQPVTVLFSGPQCYISPSIYATTQLPTWNYIKVHLKGTVNAIESKEALKESIIKMTEFLEAPEHKYVLEPDNPRMLGALDYIDIFEITIDSWEGKFKLSQDKKPQDIQNARAELIRANQESIEHFLNKVF from the coding sequence TTGACCTATCCACCAAAAATACATCAAAATAACGAGATAAATCATATAATTGATGTAATAAAATCCTATCCATTGGCTACTGTAATTTCAATAAAAGACAACGTGCCTTTCATTACGCATTTACCTTTGGTTTACAACGAAGTTGGTAAATTAATTGGACATATTGACAAACAAAATCCGCAGGTGCCCTTATTAAAAGACAGCCAGCCTGTAACGGTCCTCTTTTCTGGGCCGCAATGCTACATTTCGCCCAGTATTTATGCGACAACCCAATTACCTACTTGGAATTATATTAAAGTGCATTTAAAAGGCACGGTTAATGCTATAGAGAGTAAAGAAGCCTTGAAAGAGTCTATTATTAAAATGACCGAGTTTTTAGAAGCTCCAGAACATAAATATGTTTTAGAACCCGATAACCCGCGCATGCTCGGGGCTTTGGATTATATTGACATATTTGAAATAACCATAGATTCTTGGGAAGGGAAATTTAAACTCTCACAAGACAAAAAGCCTCAAGACATACAAAATGCCCGGGCTGAATTGATACGTGCCAACCAAGAAAGCATTGAACACTTTTTAAACAAAGTGTTTTAA
- a CDS encoding alpha/beta hydrolase: MKRFIVFLFAFLSYSHLAVSQEKEYTSVIYPEDYTVQVDVAYTEVNDWVGYMDLYIKPNDTTPTPIVINIHGGGWRSGNKESQTSLSTFFKNGYAVANVAYRLADMAPAPAAIEDVRCALIYIHKHAKALNIDTSKIVLMGGSAGGHLALMAGFLGNNKQFDTNCPNTENIKIAAIIDKYGITDLSPLAYWKSANNWLSLNNTDAAFVKSVSPINYVSYKSPPVFIAHGTADPIVPYMQSVILYKKLKANRVKTELLTLRKGKHGKFTKKQNILLSKSIWKFLNKLGI; the protein is encoded by the coding sequence ATGAAGCGTTTTATCGTTTTTTTATTTGCATTTTTAAGCTATTCGCACTTGGCAGTTTCTCAAGAAAAAGAATACACTTCGGTTATTTATCCGGAAGATTACACTGTACAGGTTGATGTTGCCTACACAGAAGTTAACGATTGGGTGGGATATATGGATTTATACATAAAACCTAATGACACGACGCCTACTCCAATAGTTATAAATATACACGGTGGCGGATGGCGAAGTGGTAATAAAGAATCCCAAACAAGTTTAAGTACCTTTTTTAAAAATGGCTACGCCGTAGCCAATGTCGCTTACCGATTGGCGGATATGGCTCCTGCCCCCGCAGCCATAGAAGATGTACGTTGTGCTTTAATATATATTCACAAACATGCCAAAGCACTAAACATCGATACGTCCAAAATCGTACTCATGGGCGGTTCGGCTGGCGGCCATTTAGCTTTAATGGCTGGTTTTTTGGGAAACAATAAACAATTTGACACCAATTGTCCAAACACGGAAAACATAAAAATAGCTGCCATTATAGACAAATATGGCATCACCGATTTAAGCCCTTTGGCTTATTGGAAATCGGCAAACAATTGGCTATCCCTTAATAATACCGATGCTGCTTTTGTTAAATCGGTATCGCCTATAAATTATGTGTCCTACAAAAGCCCGCCTGTTTTTATAGCACATGGTACTGCAGACCCTATTGTACCCTATATGCAATCGGTAATACTTTATAAAAAACTAAAAGCCAATCGGGTTAAAACAGAACTATTAACCCTTAGAAAAGGCAAACACGGTAAGTTTACAAAAAAACAAAACATACTATTAAGTAAAAGCATTTGGAAATTTTTGAATAAATTAGGGATATAA
- a CDS encoding dienelactone hydrolase family protein, whose amino-acid sequence MKKLTKEAINQEVFDLYDDYAHNKIDRRQFVEKLSLYAIGGLTVSALLSYMTPNYLDTLLVKPNDERLQSEYITYQSPKGGGAIKGLLSKPDNTSGKLPGVIVVHENRGLNPYIEDVGRRTALDGFISLAPDALSPLGGYPGNDDDGREMQRKRDRNEMLEDFIAAFHYLSTHENCNGKIGVVGFCFGGWIANMMAVKLPNLLAAVPFYGGQPTAEEAAQIKTPLLLQFAGLDTRVNEGWPAYQAVLKENNVEYTAHFYPDVNHGFHNNTTPRYDEKAATLAWDRTIAFFKEKLK is encoded by the coding sequence ATGAAAAAACTAACAAAAGAGGCTATCAATCAAGAGGTATTTGATTTGTATGATGATTATGCCCACAACAAAATTGACAGACGCCAGTTTGTTGAAAAATTGTCGCTTTATGCTATTGGAGGCTTAACAGTATCGGCGTTACTAAGCTATATGACACCCAATTATTTGGACACTCTTTTAGTAAAACCAAACGATGAACGCTTACAATCTGAATACATCACCTACCAATCGCCTAAAGGTGGCGGCGCTATAAAAGGGTTGTTATCAAAACCTGACAACACCTCTGGCAAATTACCCGGCGTTATTGTAGTCCATGAAAATCGGGGCTTAAACCCTTATATTGAAGATGTGGGCAGACGTACCGCACTTGATGGTTTTATAAGCTTAGCTCCCGATGCCTTATCGCCTTTGGGTGGCTATCCCGGTAATGATGACGACGGTCGCGAGATGCAACGTAAACGGGACCGCAACGAGATGCTTGAAGATTTTATCGCTGCCTTTCACTATTTGAGTACCCACGAAAACTGCAACGGAAAAATTGGTGTCGTTGGATTTTGCTTTGGGGGTTGGATTGCAAATATGATGGCGGTTAAACTACCTAATCTACTGGCAGCAGTGCCTTTTTATGGCGGACAACCAACTGCCGAAGAAGCCGCGCAAATAAAAACACCGTTGCTACTGCAATTTGCTGGTTTAGACACGAGAGTTAACGAAGGCTGGCCTGCATATCAAGCGGTTTTAAAAGAAAACAACGTTGAATATACCGCTCATTTTTATCCTGATGTAAATCATGGCTTTCATAATAACACCACACCGCGTTATGATGAAAAAGCAGCGACCTTGGCTTGGGATAGAACCATAGCTTTTTTTAAGGAAAAGCTTAAATAA
- a CDS encoding CBU_0592 family membrane protein, translated as MQYNDVIGTIGVGLILIAYFLNISALIPKNGVLYFILNIIGASLACYASVLINYTPFIILEATWVLVSFWGLFGVYKKA; from the coding sequence ATGCAATACAATGATGTTATTGGCACTATAGGCGTTGGACTTATCCTTATCGCCTATTTTTTAAACATTAGTGCCTTAATACCCAAAAATGGCGTTCTCTATTTTATATTAAACATTATAGGTGCCAGTTTGGCATGTTATGCTTCTGTTTTAATTAACTACACCCCTTTTATTATTTTAGAGGCTACCTGGGTTTTGGTTAGTTTTTGGGGATTGTTTGGGGTTTATAAGAAGGCATAA